A window of the Malaclemys terrapin pileata isolate rMalTer1 chromosome 6, rMalTer1.hap1, whole genome shotgun sequence genome harbors these coding sequences:
- the TRAPPC13 gene encoding trafficking protein particle complex subunit 13 isoform X4, translating into MDVNQPKQEHLLALKVMRLTKPTLFTNIPVTCEERDLPGDLLNQLMKDDPSTVKGAETLMLGEMLTLPQNFGNIFLGETFSSYISVHNDSNQVVKDILVKADLQTSSQRLNLSASSAAVAELKSDCCIDDVIHHEVKEIGTHILVCAVSYTTQTGEKMYFRKFFKFQVLKPLDVKTKFYNAETDEVFLEAQIQNITTSPMFMEKVSLEPSIMYNVAELNTVNKAGESVSTFGSRTYLQPMDTRQYLYCLKPKQEFAEKAGVIKGVTVIGKLDIVWKTNLGERGRLQTSQLQRMAPGYGDVRLSLETIPDTVNLEEPFDITCKITNCSERTMDLVLEMCNTNSIHWCGVSGRQLGKLHPSSSLHLALTLLSSVQGLQSVSGLRLMDTFLKRTYEYDDIAQVCVISSKVKEEH; encoded by the exons GAGATCTGTTGAATCAACTCATGAAAGATGACCCTTCCACTGTAAAAGGAGCAGAAACTTTAATGCTAGGAGAAATGTTGACTTTGCCTCAGAACTTTGG AAATATATTTCTGGGAGAGACcttttccagttacattagcgTACATAATGACAGTAACCAAGTTGTCAAGGATATATTGGTAAAG GCTGATCTTCAGACAAGTTCTCAGCGATTAAATCTTTCAGCTTCCAGTGCTGCAGTGGCAGAACTTAAATCTGACTGTTGCATTGATGATGTTATTCACCATGAAGTAAAGGAAATAGGAACACACAT CTTAGTATGTGCAGTAAGTTATACTACACAGACAGGAGAGAAGATGTACTTCAGGAAGTTCTTCAAATTCCAG GTTCTCAAACCACTAGATGTGAAAACAAAGTTCTATAATGCTGAG ACAGATGAAGTATTTCTGGAAGCTCAGATTCAGAATATTACAACCTCTCCGATGTTTATGGAGAAGGTTTCATTAGAGCCATCTATTATGTACAACGTAGCAGAACTAAATACTGTCAACAAAGCTGGGGAAAG TGTCTCTACATTTGGTTCAAGGACGTATTTACAACCTATGGATACTCGTCAGTATTTATACTGCCTAAAACCCAAGCAGGAATTTGCAGAGAAAGCTGGAGTGATTAAAGGTGTAACAGTAATTGGAAAACTAGACATCGTATGGAAAACAAATTTAGGTGAACGGGGAAGGTTGCAGACCAGCCAGCTCCAAAGAATG GCCCCAGGCTATGGTGATGTAAGACTTTCTTTGGAGACAATACCAGATACTGTAAATCTGGAAGAGCCTTTTGACATTACGTGTAAAATAACAAATTGCAG TGAAAGAACTATGGATCTGGTTTTGGAAATGTGCAATACTAATTCCATCCACTGGTGTGGAGTTTCAGGAAGACAGCTTGGAAAGCTACACCCCAGTTCATCCCTCCATCTTGCACTTACACTATTGTCTTCAGTACAGGGACTACAA AGTGTCTCTGGCTTAAGACTAATGGACACTTTTTTGAAGAGAACATACGAATATGATGATATTGCACAAGTCTGTGTAATTTCTTCAAAAGTAAAAGAAGAACATTGA
- the TRAPPC13 gene encoding trafficking protein particle complex subunit 13 isoform X3, with the protein MDVNQPKQEHLLALKVMRLTKPTLFTNIPVTCEERDLPGDLLNQLMKDDPSTVKGAETLMLGEMLTLPQNFGNIFLGETFSSYISVHNDSNQVVKDILVKADLQTSSQRLNLSASSAAVAELKSDCCIDDVIHHEVKEIGTHILVCAVSYTTQTGEKMYFRKFFKFQVLKPLDVKTKFYNAETDEVFLEAQIQNITTSPMFMEKVSLEPSIMYNVAELNTVNKAGESVSTFGSRTYLQPMDTRQYLYCLKPKQEFAEKAGVIKGVTVIGKLDIVWKTNLGERGRLQTSQLQRMAPGYGDVRLSLETIPDTVNLEEPFDITCKITNCSSERTMDLVLEMCNTNSIHWCGVSGRQLGKLHPSSSLHLALTLLSSVQGLQSVSGLRLMDTFLKRTYEYDDIAQVCVISSKVKEEH; encoded by the exons GAGATCTGTTGAATCAACTCATGAAAGATGACCCTTCCACTGTAAAAGGAGCAGAAACTTTAATGCTAGGAGAAATGTTGACTTTGCCTCAGAACTTTGG AAATATATTTCTGGGAGAGACcttttccagttacattagcgTACATAATGACAGTAACCAAGTTGTCAAGGATATATTGGTAAAG GCTGATCTTCAGACAAGTTCTCAGCGATTAAATCTTTCAGCTTCCAGTGCTGCAGTGGCAGAACTTAAATCTGACTGTTGCATTGATGATGTTATTCACCATGAAGTAAAGGAAATAGGAACACACAT CTTAGTATGTGCAGTAAGTTATACTACACAGACAGGAGAGAAGATGTACTTCAGGAAGTTCTTCAAATTCCAG GTTCTCAAACCACTAGATGTGAAAACAAAGTTCTATAATGCTGAG ACAGATGAAGTATTTCTGGAAGCTCAGATTCAGAATATTACAACCTCTCCGATGTTTATGGAGAAGGTTTCATTAGAGCCATCTATTATGTACAACGTAGCAGAACTAAATACTGTCAACAAAGCTGGGGAAAG TGTCTCTACATTTGGTTCAAGGACGTATTTACAACCTATGGATACTCGTCAGTATTTATACTGCCTAAAACCCAAGCAGGAATTTGCAGAGAAAGCTGGAGTGATTAAAGGTGTAACAGTAATTGGAAAACTAGACATCGTATGGAAAACAAATTTAGGTGAACGGGGAAGGTTGCAGACCAGCCAGCTCCAAAGAATG GCCCCAGGCTATGGTGATGTAAGACTTTCTTTGGAGACAATACCAGATACTGTAAATCTGGAAGAGCCTTTTGACATTACGTGTAAAATAACAAATTGCAG CAGTGAAAGAACTATGGATCTGGTTTTGGAAATGTGCAATACTAATTCCATCCACTGGTGTGGAGTTTCAGGAAGACAGCTTGGAAAGCTACACCCCAGTTCATCCCTCCATCTTGCACTTACACTATTGTCTTCAGTACAGGGACTACAA AGTGTCTCTGGCTTAAGACTAATGGACACTTTTTTGAAGAGAACATACGAATATGATGATATTGCACAAGTCTGTGTAATTTCTTCAAAAGTAAAAGAAGAACATTGA
- the TRAPPC13 gene encoding trafficking protein particle complex subunit 13 isoform X1, with amino-acid sequence MDVNQPKQEHLLALKVMRLTKPTLFTNIPVTCEERDLPGDLLNQLMKDDPSTVKGAETLMLGEMLTLPQNFGNIFLGETFSSYISVHNDSNQVVKDILVKADLQTSSQRLNLSASSAAVAELKSDCCIDDVIHHEVKEIGTHILVCAVSYTTQTGEKMYFRKFFKFQVLKPLDVKTKFYNAESDLSSVTDEVFLEAQIQNITTSPMFMEKVSLEPSIMYNVAELNTVNKAGESVSTFGSRTYLQPMDTRQYLYCLKPKQEFAEKAGVIKGVTVIGKLDIVWKTNLGERGRLQTSQLQRMAPGYGDVRLSLETIPDTVNLEEPFDITCKITNCSSERTMDLVLEMCNTNSIHWCGVSGRQLGKLHPSSSLHLALTLLSSVQGLQSVSGLRLMDTFLKRTYEYDDIAQVCVISSKVKEEH; translated from the exons GAGATCTGTTGAATCAACTCATGAAAGATGACCCTTCCACTGTAAAAGGAGCAGAAACTTTAATGCTAGGAGAAATGTTGACTTTGCCTCAGAACTTTGG AAATATATTTCTGGGAGAGACcttttccagttacattagcgTACATAATGACAGTAACCAAGTTGTCAAGGATATATTGGTAAAG GCTGATCTTCAGACAAGTTCTCAGCGATTAAATCTTTCAGCTTCCAGTGCTGCAGTGGCAGAACTTAAATCTGACTGTTGCATTGATGATGTTATTCACCATGAAGTAAAGGAAATAGGAACACACAT CTTAGTATGTGCAGTAAGTTATACTACACAGACAGGAGAGAAGATGTACTTCAGGAAGTTCTTCAAATTCCAG GTTCTCAAACCACTAGATGTGAAAACAAAGTTCTATAATGCTGAG AGTGACCTCAGTTCTGtg ACAGATGAAGTATTTCTGGAAGCTCAGATTCAGAATATTACAACCTCTCCGATGTTTATGGAGAAGGTTTCATTAGAGCCATCTATTATGTACAACGTAGCAGAACTAAATACTGTCAACAAAGCTGGGGAAAG TGTCTCTACATTTGGTTCAAGGACGTATTTACAACCTATGGATACTCGTCAGTATTTATACTGCCTAAAACCCAAGCAGGAATTTGCAGAGAAAGCTGGAGTGATTAAAGGTGTAACAGTAATTGGAAAACTAGACATCGTATGGAAAACAAATTTAGGTGAACGGGGAAGGTTGCAGACCAGCCAGCTCCAAAGAATG GCCCCAGGCTATGGTGATGTAAGACTTTCTTTGGAGACAATACCAGATACTGTAAATCTGGAAGAGCCTTTTGACATTACGTGTAAAATAACAAATTGCAG CAGTGAAAGAACTATGGATCTGGTTTTGGAAATGTGCAATACTAATTCCATCCACTGGTGTGGAGTTTCAGGAAGACAGCTTGGAAAGCTACACCCCAGTTCATCCCTCCATCTTGCACTTACACTATTGTCTTCAGTACAGGGACTACAA AGTGTCTCTGGCTTAAGACTAATGGACACTTTTTTGAAGAGAACATACGAATATGATGATATTGCACAAGTCTGTGTAATTTCTTCAAAAGTAAAAGAAGAACATTGA
- the TRAPPC13 gene encoding trafficking protein particle complex subunit 13 isoform X2 yields the protein MDVNQPKQEHLLALKVMRLTKPTLFTNIPVTCEERDLPGDLLNQLMKDDPSTVKGAETLMLGEMLTLPQNFGNIFLGETFSSYISVHNDSNQVVKDILVKADLQTSSQRLNLSASSAAVAELKSDCCIDDVIHHEVKEIGTHILVCAVSYTTQTGEKMYFRKFFKFQVLKPLDVKTKFYNAESDLSSVTDEVFLEAQIQNITTSPMFMEKVSLEPSIMYNVAELNTVNKAGESVSTFGSRTYLQPMDTRQYLYCLKPKQEFAEKAGVIKGVTVIGKLDIVWKTNLGERGRLQTSQLQRMAPGYGDVRLSLETIPDTVNLEEPFDITCKITNCSERTMDLVLEMCNTNSIHWCGVSGRQLGKLHPSSSLHLALTLLSSVQGLQSVSGLRLMDTFLKRTYEYDDIAQVCVISSKVKEEH from the exons GAGATCTGTTGAATCAACTCATGAAAGATGACCCTTCCACTGTAAAAGGAGCAGAAACTTTAATGCTAGGAGAAATGTTGACTTTGCCTCAGAACTTTGG AAATATATTTCTGGGAGAGACcttttccagttacattagcgTACATAATGACAGTAACCAAGTTGTCAAGGATATATTGGTAAAG GCTGATCTTCAGACAAGTTCTCAGCGATTAAATCTTTCAGCTTCCAGTGCTGCAGTGGCAGAACTTAAATCTGACTGTTGCATTGATGATGTTATTCACCATGAAGTAAAGGAAATAGGAACACACAT CTTAGTATGTGCAGTAAGTTATACTACACAGACAGGAGAGAAGATGTACTTCAGGAAGTTCTTCAAATTCCAG GTTCTCAAACCACTAGATGTGAAAACAAAGTTCTATAATGCTGAG AGTGACCTCAGTTCTGtg ACAGATGAAGTATTTCTGGAAGCTCAGATTCAGAATATTACAACCTCTCCGATGTTTATGGAGAAGGTTTCATTAGAGCCATCTATTATGTACAACGTAGCAGAACTAAATACTGTCAACAAAGCTGGGGAAAG TGTCTCTACATTTGGTTCAAGGACGTATTTACAACCTATGGATACTCGTCAGTATTTATACTGCCTAAAACCCAAGCAGGAATTTGCAGAGAAAGCTGGAGTGATTAAAGGTGTAACAGTAATTGGAAAACTAGACATCGTATGGAAAACAAATTTAGGTGAACGGGGAAGGTTGCAGACCAGCCAGCTCCAAAGAATG GCCCCAGGCTATGGTGATGTAAGACTTTCTTTGGAGACAATACCAGATACTGTAAATCTGGAAGAGCCTTTTGACATTACGTGTAAAATAACAAATTGCAG TGAAAGAACTATGGATCTGGTTTTGGAAATGTGCAATACTAATTCCATCCACTGGTGTGGAGTTTCAGGAAGACAGCTTGGAAAGCTACACCCCAGTTCATCCCTCCATCTTGCACTTACACTATTGTCTTCAGTACAGGGACTACAA AGTGTCTCTGGCTTAAGACTAATGGACACTTTTTTGAAGAGAACATACGAATATGATGATATTGCACAAGTCTGTGTAATTTCTTCAAAAGTAAAAGAAGAACATTGA